From the Wolbachia endosymbiont (group B) of Protocalliphora azurea genome, one window contains:
- a CDS encoding ankyrin repeat domain-containing protein, translating into MKFKTNSEYDKSQTLIKKLFPNKESIVINDQLTIEVKYGGLASYTPEYIKQTVKDAYGAWSDNFYSQKSVHSGPVKLQLYVLKNYDDYKAHIKELSGGKDHRELWGGGTVRAHEADGTIAKTFIVGDVNGLLCAKSKILMEKMSDAFLEYSTGNMDTVPEVLRTGMKLFMWSYDAAKKESTRDMHYTKEAYNKMHESGHDTPYKIASMSNDYRISDCLVTFLQEKHPQFIKQLLTEMSFDRVQAISKFKHLLNNSEVEKEFKQWMDVKSGDKIVADLVPDSEVMTFGEHKLQINIKYDDEELTQSKLSSVKNAIESTIKDFDSAFGINNSQPWHNIPNKVNVFVFNTKSDYENYLKELNVNYKGASGLTVQGRGSEVHVYFYLQDQFDDSCKTLKHELGHALTIINSYYGTGDVLSKAMHEGVANYMASLEDGRHVNDHGDKEALIAIKNKGLKPDEILRNNIWSNKGEHYHSDAEQVIKFLEDKHPDMIDNLLKSLSKSGANRSQGNKLFEDFLTELKGYDQEFKQWVKAELSGEQHMEYNVVESNSVESSTSQQSAGKGLYGYSPVHNVSGDKTKIESVSREDSMQPAKKVSEDEQGKAVTTKVMKYNKQPFLKVNIDDNNVENTIGKVNEINKVTGATSLHFAASLGDLSKVAMLLKHNSYTDTRDHNGQTPLHYAIQSGNTEVAKYLIDHGANLNVHDNYYQKTNTKYVYYKTPLHYAIESGNIEIAKYLIDRGANPNIQDAYSKTPLYSAIYSGNTEIVKYLLDHNADPNSKSYYTFPLLAAIKLGNAEIVKSLIEHGADLGIKNTSAQTLLHYAIELKHTEIAKYLIDRGIDVDTRDISSGKSPLHFAMYMKNMEVVKYLIEHNADIDIQDSYGLTPLHLAVDLGNKKMIEQLVEKGANINAQDNDGWTPLVHAVRHGKLDTIEYLIKNKADVDVVGKDGRTLVEHAELWAEEKGLARDVIDSKGGNDSYYRELSKEAATWEKAGKDMLSYLKKITMQEEESNDIDQMPADQPASEERSKRSIRGDEEKQEETIVIDNVKQHPLKIKVGEAVEIGKYKVELQVTYDDVRNFYDTIRGKYHDGSGYNYEQVMVLYNEIVRPASQHHDEPFTLAESYIADGHLFIKNQDFGILGNVQKSVSNRKKSNKLI; encoded by the coding sequence ATGAAATTTAAAACAAATTCTGAATATGATAAATCACAAACTTTGATTAAAAAATTATTTCCAAATAAAGAAAGTATAGTAATAAACGATCAGCTTACAATAGAAGTAAAATATGGGGGATTAGCTAGTTATACCCCTGAGTATATAAAACAAACTGTAAAAGATGCTTACGGAGCCTGGTCTGATAATTTCTATTCACAAAAAAGCGTTCATTCTGGTCCAGTAAAATTGCAGCTTTATGTGCTGAAAAATTACGATGATTACAAAGCTCACATCAAGGAACTTTCAGGTGGTAAGGACCATAGAGAATTATGGGGTGGTGGAACAGTAAGAGCACACGAAGCTGACGGCACGATAGCAAAGACTTTTATTGTTGGAGATGTAAATGGCTTACTTTGTGCAAAATCTAAAATTTTAATGGAAAAAATGAGCGATGCATTTCTTGAGTACTCTACCGGTAATATGGATACAGTACCTGAAGTTTTACGTACCGGTATGAAGCTTTTCATGTGGAGCTATGATGCAGCTAAAAAAGAAAGCACTCGCGATATGCATTATACAAAAGAAGCATACAATAAAATGCATGAATCTGGGCATGATACACCATATAAAATAGCAAGTATGTCTAACGACTATAGAATATCAGATTGCTTAGTGACATTCCTACAAGAAAAACATCCTCAATTCATAAAGCAATTGCTTACTGAAATGTCCTTCGATAGAGTACAAGCGATATCAAAATTCAAACATCTTTTGAATAACTCAGAAGTTGAAAAAGAATTTAAGCAGTGGATGGATGTAAAAAGTGGCGATAAAATTGTGGCAGATCTTGTGCCAGATAGTGAAGTTATGACTTTTGGCGAACACAAGCTTCAAATAAATATAAAATATGATGATGAGGAATTAACTCAGAGCAAATTGAGTAGTGTAAAAAATGCCATCGAGAGTACTATAAAAGATTTTGATTCAGCATTTGGCATTAATAATTCTCAGCCTTGGCACAACATACCAAATAAAGTTAATGTTTTCGTATTTAATACAAAGAGTGACTACGAAAATTATCTTAAGGAGTTGAACGTTAACTATAAAGGCGCTTCTGGCTTAACAGTTCAAGGGCGTGGCTCAGAAGTTCATGTTTATTTTTATCTACAAGACCAATTTGATGACTCGTGTAAAACTTTAAAACACGAATTGGGGCACGCCTTAACTATCATTAATTCCTATTATGGTACAGGTGATGTCTTATCTAAGGCCATGCATGAAGGGGTTGCTAACTATATGGCAAGTTTAGAAGATGGTCGGCATGTCAATGACCACGGAGATAAAGAGGCCTTGATTGCAATAAAGAATAAAGGTCTCAAACCAGATGAAATATTGCGCAATAATATTTGGAGTAATAAAGGGGAACATTATCATTCGGATGCTGAACAAGTGATCAAATTTCTTGAAGATAAACATCCAGATATGATTGATAATTTGCTCAAGAGCCTTTCTAAATCTGGTGCAAATAGGTCTCAAGGTAATAAATTATTTGAGGATTTTTTGACTGAGCTGAAAGGTTATGATCAAGAATTTAAACAATGGGTTAAGGCTGAGCTGAGTGGTGAACAACATATGGAATATAATGTTGTTGAATCTAACAGTGTTGAAAGTTCAACAAGCCAACAAAGTGCAGGCAAGGGTCTATATGGTTATAGCCCAGTACATAATGTAAGTGGTGATAAAACCAAGATAGAAAGTGTCAGTAGAGAAGATTCTATGCAACCTGCTAAAAAAGTGAGTGAAGACGAACAAGGAAAAGCTGTTACAACAAAAGTTATGAAGTATAATAAACAGCCTTTCTTAAAGGTGAATATTGATGACAATAATGTAGAAAACACTATAGGAAAAGTAAACGAGATAAATAAGGTAACAGGTGCGACGAGTTTACATTTTGCTGCTTCATTGGGAGATTTAAGCAAAGTAGCAATGCTACTAAAACACAATTCATATACTGATACAAGAGACCATAATGGACAAACGCCACTACATTATGCCATTCAGTCAGGAAATACGGAAGTAGCAAAATATCTTATTGATCATGGAGCAAATCTTAATGTTCATGACAATTATTATCAGAAAACTAATACTAAATATGTGTATTATAAGACACCTTTACACTATGCTATTGAGTCTGGAAATATAGAGATAGCTAAATACTTAATAGATCGTGGTGCAAATCCTAATATTCAAGATGCTTATTCCAAAACGCCATTATACAGTGCTATTTATTCAGGTAATACAGAAATAGTGAAGTATCTATTAGATCATAACGCAGATCCTAATAGTAAAAGTTATTATACTTTTCCGTTACTTGCTGCTATTAAGCTAGGGAATGCGGAAATAGTTAAGAGTTTAATTGAGCATGGCGCAGATCTTGGTATCAAAAACACGTCAGCTCAAACACTGCTGCACTATGCAATTGAGCTAAAACATACGGAAATTGCTAAATACTTAATAGATCGTGGTATAGATGTTGATACCCGTGATATTAGCTCTGGTAAATCTCCACTACATTTTGCCATGTACATGAAAAATATGGAAGTAGTTAAATATCTCATAGAGCATAATGCGGATATTGATATTCAGGATAGCTACGGCTTAACACCTTTGCATCTTGCTGTTGATCTTGGGAATAAGAAGATGATAGAGCAGTTAGTTGAAAAAGGTGCGAATATTAATGCTCAGGATAATGATGGTTGGACACCTTTAGTTCATGCAGTGAGGCATGGAAAGTTAGATACAATAGAATATCTAATAAAAAACAAAGCTGACGTTGACGTTGTAGGCAAAGATGGCAGGACACTTGTTGAACATGCTGAGTTATGGGCAGAAGAGAAAGGACTAGCAAGAGATGTAATAGATAGCAAAGGCGGTAATGATTCTTATTATCGTGAGCTTTCAAAAGAAGCTGCAACTTGGGAAAAAGCTGGAAAGGATATGCTTAGCTATCTCAAAAAAATTACTATGCAAGAAGAAGAATCTAACGATATAGACCAAATGCCAGCAGATCAACCTGCGAGTGAAGAAAGGAGTAAAAGATCGATAAGAGGAGATGAAGAGAAGCAAGAGGAAACAATTGTTATAGATAATGTGAAACAACATCCTTTAAAAATCAAAGTGGGTGAGGCTGTTGAAATAGGGAAATATAAGGTAGAACTGCAAGTTACGTATGATGATGTAAGAAATTTTTATGACACTATACGTGGTAAATATCATGATGGTAGTGGATACAATTATGAGCAAGTAATGGTTTTGTACAATGAAATTGTTAGGCCAGCATCACAGCATCATGATGAACCATTTACTCTTGCTGAGTCCTATATTGCAGATGGGCATCTATTTATTAAAAATCAAGATTTTGGAATTTTGGGGAATGTTCAAAAAAGTGTGTCAAACCGAAAAAAAAGTAATAAATTGATATAA
- a CDS encoding IS256 family transposase: MSQANRTTGLVDYKELETNILSSIREGRPLTGRDGALTPFIKRLLEASLEGEIESHMSAKSEENNRRNGRNAKTLRTSSGSFELLTPRDREGSFEPQIVKKRQTSLHPELEAKVLSTYASGMGYRDIASHVEEIYDHKISAAEISNITDKLLPIINEWRSRPLQSVYPIVFMDGMFFKVKEDGHCVSKCMYNILGINQNGRKEVLGFYLAESEGANFWLGVLNDLKERGVEDILIACVDGLKSFPAAINSVFPSAEVQLCIVHQIRNSLKYVSSKDVKVFMNDLKKIYRASSKEIAENYLLELEEKWGEKYPLVIKSWQNNWENLSSYFKYSGPVRKLIYTTNPIEGLHRQIRKFTKTKGSFTSTNALYKQVYCAIKKVEQRWIMALPNWALTMSQLDIFFPDRLKIELN, encoded by the coding sequence ATGAGTCAAGCAAATAGAACTACTGGTTTGGTAGATTATAAAGAATTAGAAACAAATATCCTGTCATCTATACGAGAAGGAAGACCATTGACAGGAAGAGATGGAGCATTAACACCGTTTATAAAAAGGCTGCTAGAGGCAAGTCTGGAAGGTGAAATAGAAAGCCACATGTCAGCTAAAAGTGAAGAAAATAACCGAAGAAATGGAAGGAATGCAAAAACTTTACGTACAAGTTCAGGCTCATTTGAACTATTAACACCAAGAGACAGAGAAGGAAGCTTTGAACCGCAAATAGTCAAAAAAAGGCAAACAAGCCTACATCCAGAACTTGAAGCAAAGGTCTTAAGTACATACGCCAGTGGCATGGGATACAGAGACATAGCTTCACACGTTGAGGAAATATATGACCATAAAATATCAGCAGCAGAGATATCCAATATTACTGATAAACTGCTACCAATAATCAATGAATGGCGCAGCCGTCCATTGCAATCAGTGTATCCAATAGTGTTCATGGATGGCATGTTTTTTAAGGTCAAGGAGGACGGACATTGCGTAAGTAAATGCATGTATAATATATTGGGTATAAATCAAAATGGCAGAAAAGAAGTATTAGGTTTTTATCTGGCTGAAAGTGAGGGAGCTAACTTCTGGTTGGGAGTTTTAAATGACCTCAAAGAAAGAGGAGTAGAAGATATTCTGATTGCATGTGTAGATGGGCTAAAAAGCTTTCCTGCAGCCATCAACAGTGTATTTCCCAGTGCAGAAGTGCAGCTATGTATAGTACACCAAATAAGAAATTCTCTGAAATATGTATCCAGTAAAGATGTAAAAGTTTTCATGAATGATCTGAAAAAAATATATCGTGCTTCAAGTAAAGAAATTGCTGAGAATTATCTGCTTGAGCTGGAAGAAAAATGGGGAGAAAAGTATCCTTTAGTTATAAAATCCTGGCAGAACAATTGGGAAAACTTATCCAGTTATTTTAAGTATTCTGGGCCAGTTAGGAAGCTGATTTACACCACTAATCCAATTGAGGGGTTGCATAGACAAATCAGGAAATTTACTAAAACTAAGGGTTCATTTACTAGTACAAATGCCTTGTACAAACAGGTATATTGTGCTATAAAAAAGGTAGAGCAAAGGTGGATTATGGCTCTCCCTAATTGGGCTTTAACTATGTCTCAACTTGATATTTTCTTTCCAGATAGATTGAAAATTGAGTTGAACTAA
- the thyX gene encoding FAD-dependent thymidylate synthase, protein MNETTKRTTVKEIDDILYEEHKVLDHGFVRVIDYMGSDSAIVQAARVSYGKGTKQINQDEALIKYLMRHHHTTPFEMCEIKFHVKLPIFIARQWIRHRTANVNEYSGRYSILDNEFYIPEQVAKQSDNNKQGSGEAFDSSTSKEIIDSLINDSNLVYSHYEKFIEQGLAREIARTNLTLNYYTQFYWKIDLHNLLHFLRLRADQHAQYEIRVYAEVMLDIVKKWVPLAYNAFIEYSLKSACISKTGLEIIRKLIKGENVAREESGIGKREWNELMSILGK, encoded by the coding sequence ATGAATGAGACAACTAAGCGAACTACAGTAAAAGAAATAGATGACATTCTATACGAAGAACATAAAGTATTAGATCATGGATTTGTTCGAGTGATTGATTATATGGGCTCTGATAGCGCCATAGTTCAAGCTGCTCGTGTTTCTTATGGAAAGGGAACAAAACAGATAAATCAAGATGAAGCGCTTATAAAGTATTTGATGAGGCATCATCATACAACTCCATTTGAAATGTGTGAAATTAAGTTTCACGTGAAACTTCCAATTTTTATTGCAAGACAGTGGATAAGACACAGAACTGCAAATGTGAATGAATATTCCGGAAGGTATTCGATACTTGATAATGAATTTTATATACCAGAACAGGTTGCAAAACAATCTGATAATAATAAACAAGGCAGCGGTGAAGCTTTTGACTCAAGTACTTCAAAAGAAATAATAGATTCTCTAATAAATGATTCTAATTTAGTATATTCTCATTATGAGAAATTTATTGAACAGGGCCTTGCAAGGGAAATTGCCCGAACTAATCTAACACTTAATTACTATACTCAGTTTTATTGGAAAATAGATTTACACAACCTTCTTCACTTTTTAAGGCTTAGAGCTGATCAGCACGCCCAATATGAAATTAGAGTCTATGCAGAAGTTATGTTGGACATAGTAAAGAAATGGGTCCCGCTGGCCTATAATGCTTTCATTGAATACTCCTTAAAATCAGCCTGTATTTCAAAAACTGGTCTTGAAATAATTCGCAAGCTAATAAAAGGAGAAAATGTTGCGAGAGAAGAAAGTGGCATTGGTAAAAGAGAATGGAATGAGCTGATGTCTATACTTGGTAAATAG
- the murA gene encoding UDP-N-acetylglucosamine 1-carboxyvinyltransferase encodes MHKILVRSNHKPLIGKIKINGSKNAVLPIMAASLFSNSSITLHNVPDLIDVHLMSELLKSLGAEVNFICNKDYKANHTLEIDCSNINNHLISHEIASRLRASFLMLGPMLSRFGRVSTVFPGGCNIGKRPVDIHIKALEAMGAKIEIDSCNITATTKGKLQGKEITFEKVSVGATENIIMSATLAEGVTTINNAATEPEVLDLIEFLKIMGANIEVNNTKITIEGVDELNGCVHTIIPDRIEAGTYALAAIITDGELKLEGVSLSDIECIANELKTIGARVELHDDGIIISRKNGSIKSAHVATNPYPNFPSDMQPQLMSAMSIAGGISIIEENVFESRFAHANELRKLGANISIEKNKATISGIKSLSGANLHANDLRSTAALILASLVAKGETTINNSHHLWRGYEAMDEKLNSCGADIFVSS; translated from the coding sequence ATGCATAAAATATTAGTAAGAAGTAACCATAAGCCCTTGATTGGAAAAATCAAGATTAATGGTTCAAAGAATGCAGTCTTGCCAATAATGGCGGCAAGCTTGTTTAGTAATTCTTCAATAACTTTGCATAACGTACCTGATTTAATTGACGTGCATTTGATGTCTGAGCTGCTTAAGAGTCTTGGTGCAGAAGTAAATTTTATATGCAATAAAGACTATAAAGCAAATCATACTTTGGAAATTGACTGTAGCAATATCAATAACCATTTAATATCACATGAAATTGCAAGCAGACTGCGAGCATCTTTTTTAATGCTAGGTCCAATGCTCAGCAGATTTGGTAGAGTTTCAACAGTATTTCCTGGTGGATGTAATATTGGAAAACGTCCTGTTGACATTCATATCAAGGCACTTGAAGCAATGGGAGCTAAAATTGAAATTGATAGCTGTAATATAACTGCAACAACAAAGGGAAAATTGCAAGGCAAAGAAATAACATTTGAAAAAGTAAGTGTTGGCGCAACAGAAAACATAATCATGTCAGCAACACTTGCAGAAGGAGTAACAACAATAAACAATGCCGCAACGGAGCCGGAAGTTCTTGATTTAATAGAGTTTCTGAAGATTATGGGTGCCAATATTGAAGTTAACAACACAAAAATCACAATAGAAGGCGTTGATGAATTAAACGGATGTGTCCACACAATCATACCAGATCGCATAGAGGCCGGTACTTATGCTTTGGCTGCTATCATTACCGACGGCGAGCTAAAGTTAGAAGGAGTAAGTTTGTCTGATATAGAATGTATTGCAAATGAATTGAAGACTATAGGAGCCAGAGTTGAGTTACATGATGATGGTATTATTATTTCTAGAAAAAATGGCTCTATTAAATCTGCTCACGTTGCAACAAATCCATATCCCAACTTTCCCAGTGATATGCAACCACAACTAATGTCTGCTATGTCAATTGCAGGTGGAATATCAATCATTGAAGAGAACGTTTTTGAAAGTAGATTTGCACATGCAAATGAGCTAAGAAAATTAGGTGCTAATATCAGCATCGAAAAAAATAAAGCTACTATAAGTGGAATAAAGAGCTTATCTGGAGCTAATCTGCATGCTAATGACTTAAGGTCAACAGCAGCTTTAATTCTCGCTTCTTTGGTAGCTAAAGGAGAAACTACAATAAATAACTCACATCATTTATGGAGAGGCTATGAAGCAATGGACGAAAAACTCAATTCATGCGGGGCTGATATTTTCGTTTCATCTTGA